A genomic segment from Candidatus Leptovillus gracilis encodes:
- a CDS encoding C39 family peptidase, which produces MSTPINNAAAAGFTAATNLDHIPAGTTFQATWGFTNTGTTTWRGDYQLAYTLTPHPETAVYPRAPLSAKPAYTLAELGVGDVPPGATAQLSLPLTAPAAAAAHATNWQLQAPDGRRFGPVRWLRLVVPATAGATLAYQMVHFVNSVANFNNMQPGQQFTAKWTLRNTGTAVWSGDFQVAYLDKSVADTQSHSPNPMGATAVATLRALAGREQVHPGQTVDVELRLIAPTTAGGYAFHWQLRDANGQPFGDTRWLTIGVGGQLPPERPDPPPGDKRVQFGMNVNINDGHPLDAERMNGLGWVRFVFWASRIDKTPEQAYQERYRHIIQSYASQGIRSLIILHQDTYWGNGPWNNSGSGDWNAYAQQFGEQCGRVARVCAEFGDRVAYQIHNEQDSEFGNDKGNINHSAIGIAPANYALILQHAAAAIRQAHPGAKVIFGGLKTGPDNAAEYARQVQRALGGKLPVDALALHPYGRYIKHIIFNYGSIGRLPDALNVFKRAFPNIPLWITEVGAASDGHIGPEHYADIATYMREFVNELTTNYADYVQTLIWFGWSDIMRNSGVNTRDNQPKPHIFDAFVAMRDRYKGLAKSVDPFAEVSEAAFVAFAATEANLNVVPAKTDFTCRWTFTNMGTTTWDDKYRLVFVERGTHPAAMTAKQSYSLPEAGGFDRLRPGETAVFTLNLTAPETAGRSYRSFWQLRDPQDKPFAHFYVDVTVTPASTAGTPARTPDMAFVADQTIPDFEQLVAGTDFDKQWRVRNTGTRHWGDGFHLAYIEGSLAMARNNPSHVIPAAKLGEEVVITVPMTAPQGTSGQVYSMWRLKDDRGNFFGDPLWVKIVVTTADADTPATSTPLARLLADPSLWYSQVDPRWRGDQLGYGPETIGTWGCLMTCMAMALSAYGTRINPQELNQRLKNLDPSQGGYERTNSIVKFLAPFYVGGLQFNKNVQSWPNKPVDWAVWTGEDPITRIDQALARGHIVVAQVDMRLNTAVVDQHWVVIVQRSGDDYQIIDPLTPPDAPNRITSLKAKYMRHVPSDSVETNLRNAIISTMVYTRANGAGN; this is translated from the coding sequence ATGAGTACACCCATCAACAACGCAGCCGCGGCCGGCTTTACGGCCGCAACCAATCTCGACCACATCCCGGCCGGGACAACCTTCCAGGCGACCTGGGGCTTTACAAACACCGGCACGACGACCTGGCGGGGCGATTACCAGCTCGCCTACACCCTGACGCCGCACCCGGAAACGGCCGTTTACCCCCGCGCCCCCCTCTCCGCCAAACCAGCCTACACCCTGGCCGAACTGGGCGTTGGTGATGTGCCGCCAGGGGCGACAGCGCAGCTCAGCCTGCCCCTCACCGCCCCGGCCGCCGCCGCCGCCCACGCCACCAACTGGCAATTGCAAGCGCCCGACGGCCGTCGCTTCGGCCCGGTGCGCTGGCTGCGGCTGGTCGTCCCGGCGACGGCGGGAGCGACCCTGGCCTACCAGATGGTCCACTTCGTCAACAGCGTGGCCAACTTCAACAACATGCAGCCGGGGCAGCAGTTCACGGCGAAATGGACGCTGCGCAATACGGGAACGGCCGTTTGGTCCGGCGATTTCCAGGTAGCTTACCTGGACAAAAGCGTCGCCGACACCCAAAGCCACAGCCCCAACCCGATGGGCGCAACGGCCGTTGCCACCCTACGCGCCCTCGCCGGCCGCGAGCAAGTCCACCCCGGCCAAACGGTAGACGTGGAACTGCGCCTGATCGCCCCGACGACGGCCGGGGGCTACGCCTTCCACTGGCAACTGCGCGACGCCAACGGCCAGCCTTTTGGCGACACCCGCTGGCTGACTATCGGCGTGGGCGGCCAACTGCCACCGGAACGACCTGACCCACCGCCCGGTGACAAGCGGGTACAGTTCGGCATGAACGTCAACATCAACGACGGCCACCCGTTGGACGCCGAGCGGATGAACGGCCTGGGCTGGGTGCGCTTCGTCTTTTGGGCCTCGCGGATTGACAAGACGCCAGAGCAAGCATACCAGGAGCGGTATCGCCACATCATCCAGAGCTACGCCAGCCAGGGCATCCGCTCCCTCATCATCCTGCACCAGGACACCTACTGGGGCAATGGCCCCTGGAACAATAGCGGAAGCGGTGATTGGAACGCTTACGCCCAGCAGTTCGGCGAACAGTGCGGCCGCGTCGCCCGCGTCTGCGCCGAATTTGGCGATAGGGTCGCCTACCAGATTCACAACGAGCAGGACAGCGAGTTTGGCAATGACAAAGGCAATATCAACCATTCCGCCATCGGCATCGCCCCCGCCAATTACGCCCTGATTTTGCAGCACGCCGCAGCCGCTATCCGCCAGGCGCATCCGGGCGCGAAGGTGATTTTTGGCGGCTTAAAGACGGGGCCGGACAATGCCGCCGAGTACGCGCGCCAGGTGCAGCGGGCGCTGGGCGGCAAACTGCCGGTGGACGCCCTGGCGCTGCATCCCTACGGCCGTTATATCAAACACATCATCTTCAACTATGGCAGCATCGGCCGCTTGCCCGACGCCCTCAACGTCTTCAAACGCGCCTTTCCCAACATCCCGCTCTGGATCACCGAGGTGGGCGCGGCGTCGGACGGCCATATCGGGCCGGAACATTACGCCGACATCGCCACCTACATGCGCGAATTCGTCAACGAATTGACGACCAACTACGCCGATTACGTCCAGACCCTCATCTGGTTTGGCTGGAGCGACATCATGCGCAACTCCGGCGTCAACACGCGGGACAACCAGCCCAAGCCCCATATCTTCGACGCCTTTGTCGCCATGCGCGACCGCTACAAGGGGCTGGCTAAATCGGTGGACCCCTTCGCCGAGGTATCGGAGGCGGCCTTTGTCGCCTTTGCCGCCACCGAAGCCAATCTGAACGTCGTGCCCGCCAAAACGGATTTCACCTGCCGCTGGACCTTCACCAACATGGGCACGACGACCTGGGACGACAAGTACCGGCTGGTCTTTGTCGAGCGGGGCACGCACCCGGCGGCGATGACGGCGAAGCAAAGCTACAGCCTGCCGGAGGCGGGTGGCTTTGACAGATTGCGGCCGGGGGAAACGGCCGTTTTCACCCTCAACCTCACCGCCCCGGAGACGGCCGGGCGCAGCTACCGCAGCTTCTGGCAATTGCGCGACCCGCAAGATAAGCCGTTCGCCCACTTCTACGTAGACGTCACTGTCACTCCCGCCTCGACGGCCGGCACACCCGCCCGCACCCCGGACATGGCCTTCGTCGCCGACCAGACCATCCCCGATTTCGAGCAATTGGTGGCCGGGACCGATTTTGACAAGCAGTGGCGAGTGCGTAACACGGGCACGCGCCATTGGGGTGATGGCTTCCATCTGGCCTACATCGAAGGTAGTCTGGCGATGGCCCGCAACAACCCCTCACACGTCATCCCGGCGGCCAAATTGGGCGAAGAGGTGGTCATCACCGTGCCGATGACCGCGCCGCAAGGGACGAGCGGCCAGGTCTACTCGATGTGGCGGCTGAAGGATGACCGGGGCAACTTCTTCGGCGATCCCTTGTGGGTGAAGATTGTGGTGACAACGGCCGACGCCGACACACCCGCCACCAGCACCCCGCTGGCCCGCCTGCTGGCCGACCCCTCCCTGTGGTATTCGCAGGTGGATCCGCGTTGGCGCGGCGACCAACTGGGCTACGGCCCGGAGACCATCGGCACCTGGGGCTGCCTGATGACCTGCATGGCGATGGCCCTCTCCGCCTACGGCACGCGCATCAATCCGCAAGAGCTAAACCAACGATTAAAAAACCTGGACCCCAGCCAGGGCGGCTACGAGCGCACCAACTCCATCGTCAAATTCCTCGCTCCCTTCTACGTCGGCGGGCTGCAATTCAACAAAAATGTGCAATCCTGGCCGAATAAACCAGTAGATTGGGCCGTCTGGACCGGCGAAGACCCCATCACCCGGATTGATCAGGCGTTGGCCAGGGGGCATATTGTGGTGGCCCAGGTGGATATGCGGCTGAACACGGCCGTTGTGGACCAGCATTGGGTCGTCATCGTGCAGCGCTCCGGCGACGATTACCAGATCATAGACCCGCTGACGCCGCCGGACGCGCCCAACCGGATCACCTCGCTCAAAGCCAAATATATGCGCCACGTCCCGTCCGACTCAGTAGAGACCAATCTGCGCAACGCCATCATCTCGACGATGGTCTACACCAGAGCCAACGGGGCCGGGAATTAA
- a CDS encoding right-handed parallel beta-helix repeat-containing protein, whose protein sequence is MKAKLLLSLSGGLIILVIWLGLSPAAEAVPQDCTPTTQHNGWITSDETWCLATGSVHTVSDYVAVQAGVTVTIEPGVTVKTANHIYVDGDLQAVGTAVQPIIFTSAADSGPGEWWGMEFRGGTGHLRYVTVRYATDYTILAQNIQSGELLIENSQIMDGGLVNSIRDEGIRVFYSHVTLSDTTFSGLGTGGYPLYIVGPTSAVTLTNNTFSNNFVDRVYLNNDAMSGQNVTLTPQNGLEGYEFGYWVIPAGVVLTVEPGVTLMGSDTLYIDGNLQALGTAVQPILFTSAANSAPNEWNGLRFRGGDGHLRHVTVRYGHDANIAAENIQAGELLIEDSQIIDAGSVGIILNGGLNINNSNVTVRRTEFSDLGRWGYAVAVIGELSHVTIEESTILRSHSGLLVFTATQVHLRNVAFSDLAAYGLVVRNHGALSGEHVTLSDIVNEALWVYELNSTATLTNSIIALSGTGARTDAYGAITLDTVLLTQNEAAAIGQVTETNPITGPSGLMADGCHLTRYSAAIGQANSDVALDIDGDARPLPAGTQPDLGADEYLYNPLDVFDVENTAFTPVWSFTSDPITGDPVAELQQDYLLRYAYGSLAANPPALAVTVADTLPAGLNYVSDTHSPAMTFTQSGQVLTWNVNQPVQKDDSGEIILRTNGAPTAGQTLWNTAVITAGADVYSLPTSSVVPLIAPILLTPAPANIARAAITR, encoded by the coding sequence ATGAAAGCGAAACTGTTGCTTAGTCTTTCCGGCGGTTTGATCATACTGGTCATCTGGCTGGGCCTGTCGCCGGCAGCCGAGGCTGTGCCCCAGGACTGTACCCCAACCACCCAGCACAACGGCTGGATTACCAGCGACGAGACATGGTGTCTGGCCACCGGCAGCGTGCATACCGTGAGCGATTACGTCGCCGTTCAGGCCGGCGTCACCGTGACCATTGAACCCGGCGTCACCGTGAAAACCGCCAACCATATCTACGTGGATGGCGATCTTCAGGCGGTGGGCACGGCCGTTCAACCCATCATCTTCACCTCGGCGGCCGACAGCGGGCCGGGCGAGTGGTGGGGAATGGAGTTTCGCGGCGGCACGGGCCATTTGCGCTATGTCACGGTACGCTATGCCACCGATTACACCATCCTGGCGCAAAACATCCAGTCCGGTGAATTGTTGATTGAAAACAGCCAGATCATGGATGGCGGCCTGGTTAATTCCATCCGTGACGAAGGCATCCGCGTCTTTTACAGCCATGTGACCCTTAGCGACACAACGTTCAGCGGGTTGGGAACCGGCGGCTACCCGTTGTACATCGTCGGGCCAACCAGCGCCGTCACGCTGACCAACAACACCTTCAGCAACAATTTCGTAGACCGCGTGTACCTGAACAATGATGCCATGAGCGGGCAGAACGTGACCCTTACGCCGCAAAATGGGCTGGAAGGGTACGAATTTGGCTACTGGGTGATTCCCGCCGGTGTTGTCTTGACGGTGGAACCGGGCGTTACGCTCATGGGCAGCGATACGCTTTATATAGATGGTAACTTGCAAGCGCTGGGCACGGCCGTTCAGCCCATCCTCTTCACATCTGCGGCCAACAGCGCCCCGAACGAGTGGAATGGCCTCCGGTTTCGCGGCGGCGACGGCCATTTGCGCCACGTCACGGTGCGCTACGGCCATGATGCGAATATCGCTGCCGAAAACATTCAGGCGGGTGAATTATTAATTGAAGACAGCCAGATAATAGATGCCGGGTCGGTGGGCATTATACTCAACGGCGGCCTCAATATTAATAACAGCAACGTCACCGTCCGGCGCACTGAATTCAGCGATTTGGGCCGGTGGGGGTATGCGGTGGCCGTAATCGGTGAACTGAGCCACGTAACGATAGAAGAAAGCACCATTTTGCGCAGCCACAGCGGCCTATTGGTGTTTACGGCCACGCAGGTGCATCTGCGTAACGTGGCTTTCTCCGACCTGGCCGCTTACGGCCTGGTGGTGCGCAACCACGGCGCGCTCAGCGGCGAGCATGTCACCCTGAGCGATATTGTCAACGAGGCGCTGTGGGTGTATGAACTCAATTCCACCGCCACGCTGACCAACTCCATCATTGCCCTGAGTGGAACCGGCGCGCGAACCGACGCCTATGGCGCCATCACGCTGGATACTGTCTTGCTGACGCAAAACGAAGCGGCCGCCATCGGCCAGGTCACGGAAACCAACCCGATAACCGGCCCTTCCGGGCTGATGGCTGATGGCTGCCACCTGACGCGCTATTCGGCGGCTATTGGGCAGGCCAACAGCGACGTTGCGCTGGACATTGATGGCGACGCACGGCCGTTGCCCGCCGGCACTCAACCCGACCTGGGCGCGGATGAATATCTTTACAATCCCCTGGACGTATTCGACGTAGAAAATACCGCCTTTACGCCGGTGTGGTCCTTCACCAGCGACCCGATCACCGGTGATCCGGTGGCCGAATTGCAGCAGGATTATCTGCTGCGCTACGCCTATGGCAGCCTGGCGGCCAATCCGCCCGCGCTGGCCGTAACGGTTGCCGACACGCTGCCCGCTGGGTTGAATTACGTGTCCGATACCCACTCGCCGGCCATGACCTTCACGCAGTCGGGCCAGGTCCTGACCTGGAATGTGAACCAACCGGTGCAAAAGGACGATTCGGGCGAGATCATTTTGCGCACCAACGGCGCGCCAACGGCCGGACAGACGTTATGGAACACGGCCGTTATCACCGCCGGCGCCGACGTGTATTCCCTGCCAACCAGCAGCGTCGTCCCGCTCATTGCACCCATCCTGCTCACCCCGGCACCGGCGAATATTGCTCGCGCAGCGATAACCCGGTAA
- a CDS encoding caspase family protein — translation MSAIFEHGYALIIGVDANQMPRLALPSVAKDVQAIYDVLAHPQRCAYNPENVRLIKGEKATSKEILDGLYWLQEKVRGDGEATAVLYFSGHGMVDKAADQYYLIPYDIRELSRLRADAIKAETFTAEISDIRAQRMLVVLDCCHAAGMDVKNVDLAALDTSRFQTAAFPLDLPETKSVPVFAAEPGAKNISDLLDGEGRAILNSSNNAQSSFVRNDGAMSLFTYHLIEALTGHAPHPDDATVVYVTDVMSWVTHQVKKSAREQGRDQTPVMKTSGVFPIAMLLGGQGVAKGIGQLPPNPLEPLPTPAGATVNQAGGNIVSGAAGGDMAGGDINKTTIKKKGGVHIEGGFSGGSYVGGDSTVIQGDQITGGEKFTGSKISIGSVSGNNNAIGDNPQVSSYIQQGMNSDELTQLFNSFMGQVAQSDPTAVAKVVALQAEVTRGEEADDEKIADLIGDIAEAAPSAVEGLSNLFAYAEVAKAAGTTTQFILRRISR, via the coding sequence ATGAGCGCGATATTTGAACATGGTTACGCTCTGATTATCGGCGTAGACGCCAACCAGATGCCCCGGCTGGCCTTACCGTCCGTCGCCAAAGACGTGCAGGCCATTTATGATGTGCTGGCCCATCCACAGCGGTGCGCCTACAACCCGGAGAACGTCCGGCTGATCAAGGGGGAGAAGGCGACAAGCAAGGAAATCCTCGACGGTTTGTACTGGTTGCAGGAGAAGGTTAGGGGAGATGGGGAGGCAACGGCCGTACTCTACTTCTCCGGCCATGGCATGGTAGACAAAGCGGCCGACCAATACTACCTCATCCCCTACGACATCCGCGAACTGAGCCGCCTCCGCGCCGACGCCATCAAAGCCGAGACTTTTACAGCCGAAATCAGCGACATCCGCGCCCAACGGATGCTGGTGGTGCTAGATTGCTGCCACGCGGCCGGGATGGACGTGAAAAACGTAGACCTGGCGGCTTTGGACACCAGTCGGTTCCAAACGGCCGCTTTCCCCCTCGATTTGCCGGAGACGAAATCTGTGCCAGTTTTTGCGGCTGAACCGGGGGCGAAAAACATCAGCGATTTGCTGGATGGCGAAGGGCGGGCCATTCTCAACTCCTCCAACAATGCCCAATCTTCTTTCGTGCGCAACGACGGCGCCATGAGCCTCTTCACCTATCATCTGATAGAAGCCCTGACCGGCCACGCTCCCCACCCCGACGACGCCACCGTGGTTTACGTGACGGACGTAATGAGTTGGGTGACCCATCAGGTCAAGAAATCGGCCAGGGAGCAGGGGCGCGACCAGACGCCGGTGATGAAAACTTCCGGCGTCTTTCCCATTGCGATGTTGCTTGGTGGGCAGGGAGTGGCGAAGGGGATTGGGCAGTTGCCGCCGAACCCGCTTGAACCGCTGCCCACACCAGCGGGGGCAACGGTGAATCAGGCGGGCGGCAATATCGTCTCCGGCGCGGCCGGGGGAGATATGGCTGGGGGCGACATCAACAAAACAACGATTAAAAAGAAAGGCGGTGTCCACATTGAAGGCGGCTTCAGTGGCGGCAGTTATGTTGGTGGGGATAGCACAGTCATTCAAGGCGATCAAATAACGGGTGGCGAAAAGTTCACCGGCAGCAAAATTTCTATAGGCAGCGTATCTGGCAACAACAACGCCATTGGCGACAACCCCCAGGTGAGCAGTTACATACAACAAGGGATGAACAGTGACGAGTTGACGCAGCTTTTCAACTCGTTCATGGGGCAGGTAGCGCAGTCCGACCCAACGGCCGTCGCCAAAGTCGTGGCTCTTCAAGCCGAAGTTACCCGCGGGGAAGAAGCTGACGACGAGAAAATAGCCGATTTGATAGGTGACATTGCTGAGGCCGCCCCATCTGCGGTGGAAGGGCTGAGCAATCTGTTTGCCTACGCTGAGGTCGCCAAAGCAGCCGGGACAACAACTCAGTTTATTTTGCGCCGCATAAGCCGGTAA
- a CDS encoding tyrosine-type recombinase/integrase → MDRQNTALIPQDDWYAIIDLVTQSVDSPHSKRAYSRALIDFLDWYEQNGRPGFSKATINAYREELVQSGKSRSSINQALSAIRKLAAEAADNGLVPPTLAYGVERVKGVKQEGVRAGNWLTKEEAEKLVNTPVTRWRQEEIPLLKATRDQTILAVMIGTGLRRAEVAGLTWEMIQQRDGRWAIIDLVGKRGRVRSVGIPPWVKVALDSWGQAARRQHGRIFLALNKDGSLAGSVRTKGGGLTDGHLTPQAIYNVVKEHVLAVGYYNRKGEAALAAHDLRRTAAALALKGGADLRQIQQMLGHASITTTERYLEPMRSLQVTAGDFIQIELALAANAPIPPV, encoded by the coding sequence ATGGACAGACAAAATACAGCCCTCATCCCCCAAGATGACTGGTATGCCATCATTGATTTGGTGACGCAGAGTGTGGACAGCCCGCACAGCAAGCGGGCCTACAGCCGCGCCCTCATTGATTTCCTGGATTGGTATGAGCAAAACGGCCGTCCCGGTTTCAGCAAAGCCACGATTAACGCCTACCGTGAAGAATTGGTGCAATCCGGCAAAAGTCGCAGCAGCATCAACCAGGCGCTGTCGGCCATCCGTAAGCTGGCGGCCGAGGCCGCCGACAACGGTTTAGTCCCCCCCACCCTGGCCTATGGCGTGGAACGAGTCAAAGGGGTCAAGCAGGAAGGGGTGCGCGCCGGCAACTGGCTGACCAAAGAGGAAGCGGAGAAGCTGGTCAACACACCGGTCACCCGCTGGCGGCAGGAAGAGATTCCCCTGCTGAAAGCCACCCGCGACCAGACCATTCTGGCGGTGATGATTGGTACCGGTTTACGACGGGCAGAAGTGGCTGGTTTGACCTGGGAGATGATTCAGCAGCGCGACGGCCGTTGGGCGATTATCGACTTGGTGGGCAAACGGGGCCGGGTACGTTCGGTGGGCATTCCGCCCTGGGTGAAGGTGGCGCTGGACAGTTGGGGGCAGGCAGCGCGGCGACAGCACGGCCGTATCTTTCTGGCGTTGAACAAAGACGGCAGCCTGGCCGGGTCGGTGCGCACCAAAGGGGGCGGCCTGACCGATGGTCATTTGACGCCGCAGGCGATTTACAATGTGGTCAAGGAGCATGTGCTGGCGGTGGGGTATTATAATAGGAAGGGAGAAGCGGCTTTAGCCGCCCACGACTTGCGGCGAACGGCAGCTGCGCTGGCTTTAAAAGGGGGCGCTGATTTGCGGCAGATCCAGCAGATGTTGGGCCATGCCAGCATCACGACAACCGAGCGTTACCTGGAGCCGATGCGCAGTTTGCAGGTGACGGCCGGTGACTTCATCCAGATTGAGCTGGCGCTGGCGGCCAATGCGCCAATCCCTCCAGTTTAG
- a CDS encoding Bro-N domain-containing protein yields the protein MSEDKALVQLQFEDYRIRRIMDEVTGEWWYAVVDVIEALTDSQKPRDYWYRMKKRVAENEGVELSTNCRQFKLKAPNNRFYDTDCADTEGMLRIIQSIPSPKAEPFKRWLAEVGRGRLEEIDNPELAAERLRQIYRVKGYSDDWIERRLQSIVTRNELTDEWQNRGVEAGREVAMLTAEIARATFGLTPSEHKKLKKLKRENLRDHMTGLELAFTILGEAATTEITRRDDTQGFNENQTAARKGGRIAGNARRELEAETGRPVVSSTNYLERPQVEQEQLPAGEEENDEATS from the coding sequence ATGAGTGAGGATAAAGCATTAGTACAACTCCAATTTGAGGATTATCGCATTCGGCGCATCATGGATGAAGTCACGGGAGAATGGTGGTACGCTGTTGTCGACGTGATTGAAGCGCTAACAGATAGTCAAAAGCCCCGCGATTATTGGTACCGAATGAAAAAACGGGTAGCTGAAAATGAAGGCGTTGAACTGTCGACAAATTGTCGACAGTTCAAATTAAAGGCGCCCAACAATCGTTTTTACGATACCGATTGTGCGGACACAGAGGGTATGTTGCGCATTATTCAGTCAATTCCTTCTCCCAAAGCAGAACCATTTAAGCGCTGGCTGGCTGAAGTGGGTAGGGGGCGATTAGAGGAGATAGACAACCCTGAGCTGGCAGCGGAACGCCTGCGGCAAATCTACAGGGTCAAGGGATATTCCGACGACTGGATTGAACGACGACTGCAATCCATTGTCACCCGCAATGAGCTGACAGATGAATGGCAAAATCGCGGTGTAGAGGCTGGCCGAGAGGTAGCTATGCTCACGGCCGAGATTGCCAGGGCAACCTTTGGCCTAACCCCGAGCGAGCACAAGAAGCTGAAGAAGCTAAAGCGGGAAAACCTGCGCGATCATATGACCGGGCTGGAATTAGCGTTCACGATATTAGGCGAAGCGGCCACAACGGAAATCACGCGACGGGATGACACCCAAGGCTTTAATGAAAACCAAACAGCTGCTCGTAAAGGTGGGCGAATTGCCGGTAATGCGCGCCGGGAGTTGGAGGCCGAAACAGGCCGTCCGGTCGTCTCGTCTACAAATTACCTGGAACGGCCGCAAGTGGAACAAGAGCAGTTACCGGCTGGTGAAGAAGAAAACGATGAGGCGACGTCTTGA
- a CDS encoding site-specific integrase, with product MTVQADPPFALAPSETDKMILAGQLANEKAAGDVFADHMRHKSEETKKAYKITVNLFSQALAEIHINRPTDLHLTDPRAWRGVTWAMVQGYRDWLSAKGYAIGSINQRLSIIRKMADLAGQAGVIPEDERLRIRDVAGFTRKTGRRVNEQREVTRISNQKDASNFLDRDQVKLLLTALPENPQGRRDQLMVGMFIYLGMRVSELVALSMSDIDLVGGILHIYRQKTDTDSQLDMPAPLRQILREYLKVRPEELGDGRLLAASRRVAVSVNLEGSELLPRAMSKRAVQGRVRRLGQDILGIDDLSPHDMRHSLAETFAEKEISEAAAMDVLGWSTSVMYHHYRKRNKVVSVPNVWG from the coding sequence ATGACTGTTCAAGCTGACCCCCCATTTGCGCTGGCGCCTTCGGAGACCGACAAAATGATCCTGGCGGGACAACTGGCCAATGAGAAGGCCGCCGGCGATGTTTTTGCCGATCATATGCGGCACAAATCCGAAGAGACGAAAAAAGCGTACAAAATTACAGTGAATCTTTTTAGCCAGGCGCTGGCTGAAATTCACATCAACCGACCCACAGATCTACACTTAACAGATCCGCGGGCATGGCGCGGCGTGACCTGGGCCATGGTGCAGGGGTATCGGGATTGGCTGTCAGCCAAAGGTTATGCCATTGGCAGTATCAACCAGCGGTTAAGCATCATTCGCAAAATGGCCGACCTGGCCGGACAAGCCGGAGTCATCCCGGAGGATGAACGCCTGCGGATTCGGGACGTGGCCGGGTTCACGCGGAAAACAGGCAGACGTGTCAATGAGCAGCGGGAGGTGACCCGGATTAGCAACCAGAAGGATGCCAGCAATTTCCTGGACCGCGACCAGGTAAAGTTATTATTAACAGCGCTGCCCGAAAATCCGCAGGGACGGCGCGACCAGCTCATGGTGGGCATGTTCATTTATTTAGGGATGCGTGTCTCAGAGCTGGTGGCCTTATCGATGAGTGACATTGATCTGGTGGGCGGTATCCTGCACATTTACCGGCAAAAGACCGATACCGATAGTCAATTGGATATGCCGGCGCCTTTGCGCCAGATTTTGCGGGAGTATTTGAAGGTACGGCCGGAGGAGCTGGGGGACGGCCGTTTGCTGGCGGCGTCCCGGCGGGTGGCAGTCAGTGTGAACTTGGAAGGCAGTGAACTGCTGCCTAGAGCCATGAGCAAACGAGCTGTACAAGGCCGCGTGCGGCGCCTGGGCCAGGACATCCTGGGAATTGACGATTTATCGCCCCATGACATGCGCCACAGCCTGGCGGAAACGTTCGCCGAGAAGGAGATAAGCGAGGCGGCGGCGATGGATGTGTTGGGGTGGTCTACCAGTGTTATGTATCACCATTACCGGAAACGGAACAAGGTGGTAAGTGTACCGAATGTTTGGGGCTAA